From the Lathyrus oleraceus cultivar Zhongwan6 chromosome 4, CAAS_Psat_ZW6_1.0, whole genome shotgun sequence genome, one window contains:
- the LOC127136975 gene encoding uncharacterized mitochondrial protein AtMg00810-like produces MEYDVYVQHTYEGNMIMTCLNVDCILLTRSSERVIAKFKKMLMNEFEIIDLVKMTYFLRMEFMYYEKGVFLHQRKYELELLMRFELLSCKVVVTPAETDHKLDFDSKMDDVDVTTFKLLVGSLRYLCNTRPDICYVVGMISRFMSKPKWSHY; encoded by the coding sequence ATGGAGTATGACGTTTATGTTCAGCATACTTATGAAGGCAATATGATTATGACATGTCTCAATGTTGATTGCATATTGCTAACAAGGAGTAGTGAACGCGTgatagctaagttcaagaagatgctaatgaatgagtttgagataaTAGATCTAGTAAAGATGACATATTTCCTAAGGATGGAGTTTATGTATTATGAGAAGGGTGTCTTTTTGCATCAGCGAaaatatgaacttgagcttctgatgaGATTCGAGCTACTGAGTTGTAAAGTTGTTGTCACACCTGCAGAGACAGATCACAAATTGGATTTTGATTCTAAAATGGATGATGTAGATGTTACAACTTTCAAGTTGTTGGTTGGctctctgaggtatttgtgtaataccagACCTGACATTTGCTATGTAGTTGGAATGattagtaggttcatgagtaaaccaAAGTGGTCTCATTACTAA